The sequence TTGTGCGGGACCTCCTTCAGCTGTTTCGCCCGTacgcggcggcactgcaccCAGAGACGACGCAGGTGTGGTTTAGCGTCCGCGACACCCCGCTGTCGTGGCTGTATCCGGCAGGTGCCGTCAAGGACTACGTGAACGAGTGTGTCCGCGAAGAGCGGGCGGCACACCTCTCGGCGTCATCGACGTCATCCCCGTcctcatcagcagcagcagcgcttctgCAGTCTCATCTGTGCTCCATCTTGAGTGAGCCGCTCGAGCTCAGCTTCCACATCCACTCTCTCACGAAGGGGAGCTCGCTGGCCCGCACCGTGCCCCTCTACATTAACTACGACAGACTGGAGGAGCACATCCGGATGGAGGTGAAGCAGGCGCACAAGGCTGCCTACACTGTGCTCTACGGCAACTACACCATCTATCAGCGCGAAGCTGagtcggcgctgcaggcggccgTTGGTTTAGCACTCTACCGGCCCTTTGACGCTGCGGCACAggagcagctccagcagcagcgctaccgCGACCCCGGTttgagcggcagcggcggcgccggtgtagGCAATGGCGGCTACTCGTCAAGCAGCAGCCCCGGTGGTGGGTATTCGGCGCCCTTTGCATTTACATCTCCATACCTCCTGGCCGAAtaccagcagctgctccgcggTCTGCTGACGCCTCGGCCGCACGTGGCGTACCTCATCCGCATCGGATTCCCCTTCGCCTATCGAGGCGCGGCAGGCCGGAGCGAAAGCGGGTACTTACAGTACGATGCTCACCGTGTCTCAGCAGCTCCGGCGCTAGCACTCTCCGTaacggcgacggaggcggcagctgctccgaCGATTGAGCCGGAGCAGCTGCCTCTGggtctgctgctgtggcgacTGTTCCGTGCACCTGTTCTGCGGTGGAAGGCCCAGCAACCGCAGGAGCATCCTAGGGACAGCACATCGCCATCTACCTCTGCGCACGCTTCAGCAGTGGTGCTCAGTGAAGTGGAGCGCACTTATCAGCAGCTACTGCGCACCCTTGCCCCCTATTATGCTGACCCTCCGCGTTGCGCGACGGATGAGCTGGAGAAGCAGGAGCCGCTCTTGACCAGCACCCCGCCGGAGCCGCCGGCGTGGGCGGCGTGGGAGCACGCGATGGTGCAAGCCTTCATGCGCGACTACGAGGAGCGCCCCGAGAAATGCGGTCTAGGACTTGAGTTTGCggaggctgccgcgccgtctGCCACCTCGCCCAATGCTGGCCGCCGCGTGCGCTTTATGGTGCAGGGCATCCAGCCCCCGCTTTCGACTCCCGGTAGCTTCCTGGAGGCGCATCTCTCCTCTAGCGACCGCGCCATTTTTGTCACGGTTCAGGTATGATGTCAGCGAGGATTTtgcagagaggagaggtggaggtgggagaaggaggaggactAAGCGGGGGCATCGTGGGAAGGTGCGCGGTTGGACTGCTGCGCACTGCTTTCTCCTTTTGTGTCTCTTCACGTTCATGCTtgcgcgtctctctttttctgctgctgccgcgtgcgCTTGAGGTGGGAGCGCTTGTGCCCACGATAGTATCGCGCCCCCTCCGCAActctgtgcacgtgcgtggtCGCGCGCCTCCGTGGCTGTGCTTGGGCTGTCtcggtgtctgtgtgtgcttgtgtgccggCAATACTTCCAGTGtgtctttccctccctctctcagcCGTCTGAATCTCCGTTTGTCTGCCTTGCTGGTGCCGCGGACGGcttccccccttttcctcaCGCAGATCCACACAtcggggaggggaggagtggggaggtgtgtgtgtgtgtgcgtgtgttgcaGGTGCAGGGGAGCCGGGCTCTGTGTCTTGACCCTTTTCTTTCTGCTATTTCCCTCTCATTCACTTGTCCCTCTCATTCTCTCTTCGTTGCCCGGCGCCTACCCACCCCCATCAAGCATCaagcaaacacacgcacacgtacacatacaTGCGCGCATACAAGTACGTGGGAGTGGGGAGACGCTATGAAATCACGAggtcctcttccccttccctgcTTGGCCCTTTCACCTGACGCACGTGCTCGCGGCATCGAGGACGGTGGTTGCGGCGGTCTGCACGCTGCATTGTCTGTGCTCTGGCGCACAGTTGTCTTTTGCCAACCTCCGTTTGCTTGACGGGAACGGGCGTTGCGCTCTGCACAGTCTTCCCGCTTCTCCTGCTTTGGCTTTTcccacctcccccctcctctctctttctccgtctTTTTGTGAGTCCATGCCTTGTGcgcgctttcttctctcaAACGCAGACGGTGCTCCGGCCGTGCACGGAtcaccaccccaccacctctAAACTAGTCGGTCACCGAGGCGGCTGTACGGGGTAActgtgccgcggctgtgcgGTGCACCGCTTCGCTCCCTTCTTCAGTCCCAACattttctttccttctctcttcggtGCTGCACGTCGGTGGGAGCGCTGCGTTGCAAACCCTCACACATCCCTTCCCCATGCCTACACGCGTCCCTCATCAAGTCGTGGAGGGCCGCCTTCTTCAGGCTTCCCGTCTGCCCGAGGCACTCTACGAGGTGGTAGGCTTGGTGTGGTTCAGCCTTGTTAACAGCGCATGCGACACTCCAGCTGCCGAGgttgccaccgctgccgccgctgctgccaccccGGGTGCAGATTTAGAAGCTGCACCTTTGACGCCTCCGCCGCTACATGCACCGTGGGCACGCTCTGCGGCGCGCGACACGCACGACGCAGGGAGCGGTGCACCAAACACTTCGGAGGAGTCGTTCGCTGCGGTTCTCGGGCACACAAAAACCGGCCAAGCCCTCTCTGCTGCCGATTTGGACGAGTGGGCGAATACGGCGTTGAGCAGTTTCTTTGGCGATTACGATACGCTCCTTTCCGAACCACCTAAAATGATGACACCAGCAGTGCTTCcagccgcctcgccgacAACCAGCTCTGCGCAGGACTTGCCATCCTCTACTTCATGCGCGCCGCGTCCTACGCCAGTGGTCGAACTCAGCCCGCTTATCTTGCGTGTGCTCCTGTGGTGGGCTGGTCGTCCTcagctgccgtcgcggcgaAGCGGGCACGCTGCCAAGGTCGAACGACAGAATACCTACAGCAACCGCATCACTCGCTACGATGTGGACGTCGGTTCGACGAGCGAGTTGCCTGCTGACAGTCGCGCACCTTCACACGCGTCGTCCAGCGACAACGGTGGCAGCGGTAATCTGCCATCACAGCAGCAGGACGATGCCAtgggtgcgcagcagctgcggctgcgcattGCCGACATCTTCGCcctgctgtgccgccgcgacggtggAGTGGCTGTGTCCGACGCGCTTCTGTACGGTCGCTGCCACGACGCCTCCGAgcttgcggcgcagcgctgccaccttGTATTCAGCGGCTTCTCCGATGCACgctggagggcggcgacagcaCTGGCTCCGAATTCGCCCAAAACCTTCGCTACCGCCCTCGAGCTGGCGTTGATTGAGCCCTCTGCCTCACCTGATTCTAAGGACGGCGGTGCAAGTGCGCGCAGTGGCACGTACGACGTGAGCCAAGTGCTGTGCGCACTGGTGGACCTGCACACGTCTGCCGCATCTGCCACTCGACGCTCTCAGCCGAGACCGTCTCCGCACCTCAGAACGGACGCGAACGTTGATTCCGACGTGGTGGCGACAGGGGTGCTGCTCCGCGCTCTGCTCCGCTGCCCACCGCTCCACAAGAGACTCATGCGACTGTTTagcggcgacgcgcgcgcagcagagcCGCGACGCCACAGGCGAGGAGCCTCGGCTGTCGTAGTGAcgccgcaggcggcggcgtccttGAAGTCCTCAGAAGAGGTTGAACCGGGCTCGTCGTCGACTGTAGTCCTGAAAGCGGCGGACACTCGTAGGCAGCTCGATATCTTTCTGCCCGCCCTCACTCACGCATCACCGATCGTGTCGGCCGACTCGTGGCAAACGTTGACGATGCTGCTGTTTCCGTCCTCAACCGCCACCGTCAGCTCTGCAACGCGACGACTACTGCTGTTTGCGCCGGCGTGCccggtgcagcgcctccttgcAGCCGCGTTGGCACTGCCTGGAGACGACAATGACGACACATGTGCGAGTAGGCCATCGACGCCACAGCCCGTCTTGCCCCCGTCTTCCCATCCTATGGCACGCAACAACGCACTGCGACTCCTCCACGTACTGTGCTCCTCGAGCGATCTGCCGCCGGGCCTCCAGTCGCTGTTTCAACAGTGCCCCGCGCTACTGTGgcgggtgctgcgcctgGCCGCTGCGGTCTGCCAAGGGGTGGCCGTTGCTCATGTCGCGCTGGTGCGACGCGTTCTCGTCGACTACATCATGCTATGTGCTTCGCAGTCTAGCTGTAGCGAAAGCGGCGGTGTCGACCTGCACAACAACTCTAGCGTCTCCACCCAGGTGCTTCTGCGCGAAAACAAGGATGCTGTCGCCCGCTTCTTGGCGTCGACGCACGCGgcgtggggtggtggtggcagagCGCCGGAGGACACTGGCGGTGACTtggctggcgccgccgctcctgcaTCCTCTGAGAATGGCTACGACGAGGGCCACCTAATGACGGTCCTGAACGCGCTGTGAGTGTGCGCGGTCGTACGCTTCGGCACACCACCGCATGCCACTACTATCCCTTCGTGGGTAATGAGGCGAAGACTCATCTTGTGGTTGGAGTCTCAGAGAGAGGAACGAAGACATGCAATGGGCGCCTTGACGGCGTTTCTCGCTCGCACCATATCCActtctccatctctgccCTGCCCATCTTGCATTTTGCAAGGAGGCCGCAGGCCACTCCTCCAACAACGAAGAGGGAAAGCGAAGAGGCGACGCGATGGCGATGATGAGTGTAGCGGCCCATCCTTCTGCTTGTGCTGTTGCTGGTAGGATTTCGACGCCTTTTTTCCTTATCACCGATGTCTTTGTTTTGTTGCGCATTCTTCTGCCCTTCAACGACCCGATGCTCTCTCGCCCTTCGCTGCCTTCGACCTTCTTCCGCcgtccctctctgcctccgtTTAtgggctgctgcttttcTCCTCGTCGCACCTTACCACCCAAACCACCACCCTTCCCTGCACAGCCGCGCTTAACTTacatgcgcagcgcctctctctgAGGACTCTCATCCATCAGCTATCACATAAAGACCGTTGCTCAATCAGCAACTTTACAGAGGTGGTGATGAACTCACAAGCTtcttcttcacctcttcctccagcCGCTTCGTGCGTGCAGTTCCGGCCTGAGCAGCTTCAGCTCGGCACAGGGATCCCTCTCGGCTCCGGCGCTATTAGCCAAGTTGTGCAGTGCCGTCTacactgcgccgccgcgcccttGCTGCCGGTCGTGGTGAAGGTCGTCTCCAAGATCCAGGTGCTGCAACAGGGTAAGGTGCAGAGTGTCATGAACGagaaggcgacgctgcagcgcctcgctccGTTTCCGTATGTGGTCCGTCTCTACGGCACCGCCCAGTCCGAGGACGAGCTTTACTTTGTACTCGAGTGGCTTCCCCATGGcgacctgctgcagcacatccgATACGTGGCACAGGAGCGTGTGCGGCAGtacaacgaggaggaggcagcagctggaTCGACTGCTAGTATGCCTAGTCCCGGTGCAGTAGCCGGTGGCACCACTGGATCCGTGCCGGACGGTGCCCCGGTGGCGGAAGCATCAGCGTCGACAGGTCCGTCTAAACGGGCCACGGCAATTCcggccagcagcacggcgctcCGCTGCCTCGACTTTCATGACATTCAACTTATAACGGCACAGCTGGTGCTAGCCCTCGAGCACACCGCCGACAGGGGTGTCGTGCTGCGTGACTTGAAGCCCGAGAATGTGGCGTTCGATGAGAAGTACCGCGCCTGCTTGCTGGACTTCGACACTGCGGACCTCGAGGGGGCCGTGAATATGCCGGAGACGAACGGCGGCGTAGCATGCCCTCCACCGGTGGATGCAGCTGCCGTTGATGAAGCCGAaagcagcgatggcggcggtggacacgcagcagcagagaacggcggcgcttcttcgtcttcgcgacggcgccgcctcacgGTCTCTCAAATCCACCGTATGCGGAGGAAAACGGCGAGCTTCTGCGGCACGGCGCACTACGTTTCACCGGAGATGGTGGGGGAGTGCAAGTGGAGCTTCAGCAGCGACCTATGGGCCCTCGGTGCACTCGTGTACGAGTTGGTGTACGGCGAGCACCTCTTTTCTGGCATGACACCGTTTGAAGTCCTCCAGAAGGTAGTCCACGGCAGCTACGTGGAGAGACACGAGCTGTTTCCGCACATCCACTttgccgacgacgcggatggggaAGCGGAGCAGTGCTGCGGCGAGCGTCGCTTCGCTGCTGTGAAGGATTTcatccagcagctgctcttgACGGACCCGCAGAAGCGGCTTGGCGTGCACCCCGACACGCACCGCTTcgacgccacggcgctgcgccgccacgcgctgtTCGACGGCTTTCAATGGGAgccggtggaggcgcagctgcgcaccttcCGCATGCGCCGATTCGACTTGGGGAGCTCGAAGGCGACGAGTGCTGCCTCAGGCGACGCGAGTTGTGATGCGCGAGAGGCTTCGAATGACGCTTCAGGTGCCTCGTCTGCAGCGCTGAAGTCGCTTGTAGCCGCGTGCGTCGATCCATCTGCATCGCTCGCCTCGTGCTACCACATCCTCCCTTTCAACGACCCCGCCTACGCAGAGTATGTGTATCGCGCGACGGCGGATGCCAACCCGTTCGAGCAGTTCTTTACTCAAGAGGACACCGAGCCGGCacccacggcagcggcagcatcacaTGAGGCAGCGGGCTCAGCGGGTGGCAGCGCGCCTGGTGCAGTGCCGACACCTGCGGTGAATTCCAGACCCGAGGCCGCCTCTGTagtggacgacgacgaggtggaTGACGTCATTGATGATGTGGGCATGCACTACACCGGCCGCCCCGCCGACAAGTACTTTCAGGACTACCGCGACACTCCCTGAGGTGGCAGTGCTGTGTGCCTGAAGGCCTTCTATCTTTTTCTTGAGAGGTgcgtgtgggaggggggcggtgtGGGGATAGGGtggacggcggtggtgcccaCCCTCTTTTCTCGCCTTGCCCCAACCCTCCCTGGCTGCATCACCAACGAGGTAGACTTACTCTCCTACTTGTTGGCAGCGCGGGCAGATGGGAGGGCCAGGCCAGCAGAGGCACATCCTCATCACACCGTCGTCGTAAAGGTAtacgcagccgcacctcaAACGtacgcgtgcttgtgtgggAATGGCGAGCGGCTGTAGCGCTTCTCTACCTCAcctcgccgacgctgctcaAACACACGCGTACGCACAACATCAAATGCAACTGAGGTGCCTCTTGGATGGAGGtgggcacgcacacctccgtACGATGTAATAGCAGATACCTACctgcctctgtgcgtgcgtgtggggctGTGCCGAGAGAGGGAGTACTCGGCTTCGATACCCAACCCATCGCATGGCGAGgtttttcctcttctctctctgatCGCACAATCACCCATCACGAGAGATGCGTACACGCAAGGTGCTTGCACAGCGACGTTAGCAGCATGCCAAAACGCCAATGacgagaaaagaagaagagagcaaCCCCGTTCACGCGTGCTCTCGTCAGCCCTACAGCTACCcgtgcgtgcagctgcttccagcgccgtcagcacGGCAGCCTTTCCTCGCAGCTTCTGCAGTCGAGGAACGAAACGCAACCGGTGACACACCGCCATGCTGATGACTGGCACATGATGCGTTGGTCCATTGCCACTCTCTCAGCAAAAAGCGCGCGCCACCTCTGTACTTGTGCTTTCCATCTCCACCGCTGTGACCCTCTGAGAGGGTGCAGCCCTTTCCTACGAGGAGTGCACAAACGCACAAGCAACTTAGCTACACATTGATCCACAGAGCACTCGTCCCCTGCCGCTAaatcgttttttttcttgtttgttttcgaGCTCCGTGCCTTCGGGACAGCCACAGTTGGGGCCGTGAAGGTGTTCTGCAGTTGAACCACCGGCATCCCCCCTCTTGTCTTCTTGTGCAGTGACTGCGACGCTTCATACCCTTCACTCCGCTCACACCACACATagcctccccccctcccccacctttCCGACTTACCTGCTTCAGAGATGCTGGAGATTACGAGCCTTGGCCAGTTGCTATTGCATGTACAGCGCAGCGATGTAGTGACGGTGATCGACTTCTACGCCGACTGGTGCGGGCCGTGCCAGCAGATCAAGCCGCAATTCGAGCAGATGGCGCGCTACTACGACCCCAGCAAGGTCATCTTTGCCAAGTGCAACGTCGACCGTAACCGCGATTGCGCCAGCCGCTACGGCGTCTCCACCATACCCACCTTCATCGTCTTCTACGCCAATGAGCGTGTTGCAACCGTGACAGGTGGCGACCTTGGTatggtgcagcgcagcatcgaTCTCGCCGTGGCCCAAATCCCGGAGACTGCGGCGCCCTCGTCTGCCGGCcagacggcagcgaggcgtgATTCGGTGCAGGAGACGCAGGACGCCTTTGCGGAGCAGATGCTGCGCATTGTGGAGGCCAAGAGTACCAAGAACCAAATCCTCGAGAAAGATAGCTGCGACGCTGCGTACGCGCTACTCAAGGCCAAGACCCCCTacggcctgctgctgctgccctacCTCGCCTCTGACGCCTTCTCCGCCGTGGCCATCGACGCCCTCTTCTCCAACATTGCTtctcgcgctggcgctgagCGGCACGAAGAGGGTTATCTCATCAACCAGGTCCTATCCCACCTCATGCAACTCTCCACCCATCTCTCCTGGGGGGACATGAGCGTTgtgaagcagctgcaccgcgtgctCCTGTCGCTGCTCGCCTGCCCACGGATGCAGACAGCGCTGATGACGAGTCCGTTCTTTACCAATATGTTCATCACAACCGGCACGCAGCTCGAGCACACCACGCTCTTGGGCGTTCTCTTTGGCCTGGGACCAAAGCCtatggcagcggcgcgcgcgccgcacgGGGACTGGCTCGCGATGCTAGAGGTGTTCTCTCCTCAAAAGCAGGATGAGCATCAGCAGACAGTCTACACAATACAGCAGGAGATGAGTACGCTTGCGAAGATGAACGTGCGACTGGTGCAGAGCCTGCTCCATGTAAAGACGGCTCGCGACGCAACACTGCGGTACCTTGGCAGAGCCCTACAGCTGAACGAGGATTACCTGAAGACGATGCATCACGACAGCCCCATCAGCTCTCGCTACTTTATGATCCAGCTTCAGTCGGTTCTCATTGAGCTCGCACTGCCTATCTTCCAGGCGCGCGCGAACAAGGAAGAcacgagcagcagtggcggttACGACTACCGCCAGATCCCAGCCCACTACCTGCTGGATCGCCTGTACGGCCCAAACGGCGTCGTCGTTTCCTTTGGCAGCGACGTCGAGCGGGTGGCGCACTTCGGCGACGACAACCCGCTGCCCCGCGCGCCGTCGAGCCGCGACCCCTACAAACCTTTCATCcatctcttcttcctcgcgGCCCGTGCTGTCACGCTGTGCGCGGCCGTCTTCATTGACGAGCATGACCGCGACGAGCGCCAGGCGACTCATCCTCAGGcgtcacggcagcagcgcgactTCTTCACCGCGGAGAAGCTCCTGCTTGAGGGCCTGCTCGGGTCGACTGAGCTTAGTGCGAGCCGACTCGAGTTCCTCAATCACCTCGCACACTGGCTCCTGATGGTGATGCAAGTGGATGACCAGGGTGTCCTGCCGGCTCAACCGCCAGCGGAATGGGGCTACCTCCCGCAGTGCCTCGTCGACTGCGTGATTCGCGCCACGAGTATGGCGCCGTTGGACGGCCTTTACTCCGACGGCATGATCTCCCTCATGCTGGTGCTCATGGGCAACACCAAGTACTTTCCTAagccccacacgcacgccctctTCCCGGCCTACCttctgcggctgcaggagaACTACGCGACACGCAAGGTGCTCGAGCAGCATCCGTGGTTCAGCACCCACATTGTGCGCGCCTGCATGGAGTGCTACATCGCTGTCGAGAAGTCCACATACGAGCGAGTCGAAGTGCGCTACGAGCTCTCGTATGCCATCAAAACGTTCCTCAAGTCGAACCTGCTGTGCGAGCCGGTGCGCGAGGAGATGGAGTCGCAGGCGAACAACACCATGCTCGAGCGCTTCTCGCacatggcggtggcggaggtgaaTGAGGCAGTCGATCAGGTGATCGACACCCTCACAAGGATGAACGAGATGGTAAAGGCCGGCGCGGATTTGTCAGAGAACGCCGTCGCGTCAGACAGCCCGCagaacgccgccgacggctcGAACGgggagcaacagcagcggcagacgcgccgTCAGCGAAGCAACGCGAGTCGCAACGAGGatgtcgacgccggcgaggacggcggcgagggggacgaggaggagaatgCTGACGGGTCGCAGACGTATCACGAGCGTGGCATGAGCCTCCGCTCCCACCTGATGCTCTTTACCGCCTCGATGGACATGTTCATCGAGCTGTCTTTGCAGTTCCCCAAGGGCGTCTCGCAGAACATGGTGGCTGGGCAGATCAGCGAGATGCTTGCCCGCAGCCTGATGGCGTTCGCCGGCCCAAACAGCCGGAGCCTGAAGATCCAGAACGCCGACCTCTACAACTTCCGCCCCCGCGAGGTCCTGATGCGTCTCGTCGACTGCTTCACGCACTTCCGGCGCTCCAAGAACTTTCTCCGCTGCCTGTGCCACTGCAGCATTCCGCTGTCTGACATTCGCAGCGTCATGCGCACCATCGTGGACCGCCAGCTCGTCTCGGAGGATCTCATCTGGAAGGTGTCtgagatggcggcggcggtgacgtcTGTGTCCAAGGAGGTGGACAACGAGGAGGCCGTCTGGGACGACGCGCCGGACTACGCCTTGGATGCGTTGCTCTCCACCCCGCTCCTCCAGCCTGttgcgctgccggcggacgtGAAGGACCTGAATGACCTGGTGTACGTCAACCAGGAgacgctgcaccacctcctcctgtcCGAGAGCAAGCACCCTTTCACGAACGAGCCGCTGACGGAGGACAAGGTGGCGGCTTTTAACAAGCGCCCTGACGTGGCGGCCGCTGTGGAGGGGCGACGGGCTGCTATCCAGAAATGGCTGGAGGACGTCAAGGCTGCCCAGGTGTAGACTTTCAGCGGGACAGTTGCGCACACGCCGGCAGAGAAGCGGGCGGAGCGAgtgaaggcgcagcgcatcggTGCATCTTTTGTATGGGGCCGTtagggaagggggagggggccgcgTCATATGTCATCGACTGagccctcccccgccccccttGCTCCACCACTTCCGCTtctcacctccctctcctgcgcTCTCACTATTCTTCTTTCGTGTCGTGTTTTTGCGATGGGCGTTTTTGTGCGCGCCGACTGCCGTTCCTGTAGTGCTCTCCAtctcgcccttcctctctcgtgtTCCTTGActcctcggcgtcgtcgtcttttcTTGTTGCGCTTGGCGATGATCTCGCGTTGTTCATGGCtgtctccctcctctttcgtGTGCCTCTACACTGCGATGACTAACCCTTGATGCGCTTCATCACGTACCattctctctcgtttttcCTGTGGTGTTTAACACCGCTGACATTGATGCAGGCCATCCTCTCGCAGCTTGATGACTCATCCTGCGCCCACGGTCGCGCTTGCTTTTGTGCGGGCGCACATCACACAGAGCGGAAGAAGGGGGATGGTGGCGCACGGCGCTGATGGGCGGAAGCTCTGCGCACTTCGTGCCTCCGACACGCTTTATCGAATGACGCACTTCCTTTTCGGTTTCATGCGCGGCTTGCACGTGGGCTCATGCCGAGGCGGTCGGATgacagggggggggtgatgccgcagcgcgtggcatctcagggccCAGTGCCCCCACTCTGTCTGGGGAGGCCACGCAGCCCCTCCTTCGTCTCTCCCCCTGcccaatgccgagccgcctgtggtggtggcgcggtgAAGCACCTGccacgtggggaggtcagagcgatgtaccGCCCCACTGACGCCGGCGGTcgggccctggatggcgctgcggcggagcgacctgcggcagtgcacaGGCTTGCGCCACGCATATGGTAGGCGAAGCGTCAGCGTGTCTCGAGCGTGTaatcccacccccggccctcgcactgcgtacgggggtgtggggagccacccacccacccctgaGGAGAGAATGCACCCGGTGGCGCCCGACATagtgggggagcggctgtgaggcgacctgcggggCGCGGGTGGGTGTGCGGTGCTCGAGGCAGGGGGGTGGTGCTCCGACGGCTGAGCCgggcgcattgctgcactggcgtgtctctcgctctgcatcgcacgacgcggatgggggcctgtggcagggcctGGGGGGGTTATCGAGAGGCGCTCAGTGAAATGCACTGTGGCAGTGAATTTCCACAGGCTGAAGAATAAACAAGAACTCATCGCGCGGCGCAGGTTTGTGGATGCGCGATCTTCTGCACAGCCTTGTCTTCCGTGGTGGGCGCTGTACTCCACCTACACACTTCTCTACCAAATCCCTCATCCTGCATCTTTTTTGGTTTATGGTGGGCTTTCTCTCTAGTTGGTGCCGTGCAGTCGGACACAGCACATCACCCTTGTTGCCAACACCGAAGCCACACGAGTGTGCGCACTGTTCGTCGGCTTTCCTTCACAATCCCGGACCACTCACGgggcgcgccgctgcgctgcccttTTTATCGTCAGCCAAGAGGTAAtaggaggaggcgctcgaCACACTTCTTTTCCATTTTCAGTTTGTGGTCACTGGCGCGTTTAGCCCGTGCCAGTCGAGCGTCCGCCTTGCCCCACTCCGGGGCAGAGAGCGGGAGTGAGGAAGGGCGATGACACGAAGCCATGCTTCGCTTCACGTCGTTTGACCTGGGCCGCTGGAGCTCTCGCGACTTTTTGCGAGGCCGCAGTAAGCGGGCAGGCGCCGTCCATACCCGTCACACCCACGGCCGGCAAGGCCGCTACAAACGCCTTTCGTCCATCACCAGCAGCATTCGTGATGGCCGTCGGCACGCCTCGAACCACATGCAGGGAGGTCTGGGCCTGAAGCTGGGCGGCGGCCTCTTCGGGCTGCGCATTCCCCGGCAGCATCAGCTGTCCCACATGTCGAAGGAGGAGTTCGAGTTGGAGGTGCACGGGCACCCAAACATCACCAACCCGTACCGGGAGCACCTCGACGAGCACCCGGACCTCAAGAGCGTCATGATGAACGCCACGGTGGCGCTGAGGCTTGTGGTGCTTCTGCCCAAGGCAGCGCGCCGCCCGGTGCAACGCGAGGGAGGCGATGTGCAGGTTCCTGAGCAGTGGTCGAGTGTGGTGCGAGAATTGAAAGCGGCGCTCGGCGCTCTGGCAGCTAGCGCCAGG is a genomic window of Leishmania infantum JPCM5 genome chromosome 30 containing:
- a CDS encoding putative protein kinase, with the translated sequence MNSQASSSPLPPAASCVQFRPEQLQLGTGIPLGSGAISQVVQCRLHCAAAPLLPVVVKVVSKIQVLQQGKVQSVMNEKATLQRLAPFPYVVRLYGTAQSEDELYFVLEWLPHGDLLQHIRYVAQERVRQYNEEEAAAGSTASMPSPGAVAGGTTGSVPDGAPVAEASASTGPSKRATAIPASSTALRCLDFHDIQLITAQLVLALEHTADRGVVLRDLKPENVAFDEKYRACLLDFDTADLEGAVNMPETNGGVACPPPVDAAAVDEAESSDGGGGHAAAENGGASSSSRRRRLTVSQIHRMRRKTASFCGTAHYVSPEMVGECKWSFSSDLWALGALVYELVYGEHLFSGMTPFEVLQKVVHGSYVERHELFPHIHFADDADGEAEQCCGERRFAAVKDFIQQLLLTDPQKRLGVHPDTHRFDATALRRHALFDGFQWEPVEAQLRTFRMRRFDLGSSKATSAASGDASCDAREASNDASGASSAALKSLVAACVDPSASLASCYHILPFNDPAYAEYVYRATADANPFEQFFTQEDTEPAPTAAAASHEAAGSAGGSAPGAVPTPAVNSRPEAASVVDDDEVDDVIDDVGMHYTGRPADKYFQDYRDTP
- a CDS encoding putative ubiquitin conjugation factor E4 B, which codes for MLEITSLGQLLLHVQRSDVVTVIDFYADWCGPCQQIKPQFEQMARYYDPSKVIFAKCNVDRNRDCASRYGVSTIPTFIVFYANERVATVTGGDLGMVQRSIDLAVAQIPETAAPSSAGQTAARRDSVQETQDAFAEQMLRIVEAKSTKNQILEKDSCDAAYALLKAKTPYGLLLLPYLASDAFSAVAIDALFSNIASRAGAERHEEGYLINQVLSHLMQLSTHLSWGDMSVVKQLHRVLLSLLACPRMQTALMTSPFFTNMFITTGTQLEHTTLLGVLFGLGPKPMAAARAPHGDWLAMLEVFSPQKQDEHQQTVYTIQQEMSTLAKMNVRLVQSLLHVKTARDATLRYLGRALQLNEDYLKTMHHDSPISSRYFMIQLQSVLIELALPIFQARANKEDTSSSGGYDYRQIPAHYLLDRLYGPNGVVVSFGSDVERVAHFGDDNPLPRAPSSRDPYKPFIHLFFLAARAVTLCAAVFIDEHDRDERQATHPQASRQQRDFFTAEKLLLEGLLGSTELSASRLEFLNHLAHWLLMVMQVDDQGVLPAQPPAEWGYLPQCLVDCVIRATSMAPLDGLYSDGMISLMLVLMGNTKYFPKPHTHALFPAYLLRLQENYATRKVLEQHPWFSTHIVRACMECYIAVEKSTYERVEVRYELSYAIKTFLKSNLLCEPVREEMESQANNTMLERFSHMAVAEVNEAVDQVIDTLTRMNEMVKAGADLSENAVASDSPQNAADGSNGEQQQRQTRRQRSNASRNEDVDAGEDGGEGDEEENADGSQTYHERGMSLRSHLMLFTASMDMFIELSLQFPKGVSQNMVAGQISEMLARSLMAFAGPNSRSLKIQNADLYNFRPREVLMRLVDCFTHFRRSKNFLRCLCHCSIPLSDIRSVMRTIVDRQLVSEDLIWKVSEMAAAVTSVSKEVDNEEAVWDDAPDYALDALLSTPLLQPVALPADVKDLNDLVYVNQETLHHLLLSESKHPFTNEPLTEDKVAAFNKRPDVAAAVEGRRAAIQKWLEDVKAAQV